Proteins co-encoded in one Paracrocinitomix mangrovi genomic window:
- a CDS encoding DUF819 domain-containing protein has translation MKHLALLFTFLSAAYSFSMKAEKADPSIPDSTLTVIEFSELKDKMFYISESPQLKIYFTKVDSNYNIVLDNDTLEFTNNQPILLSDLKRGDHTLTLFKDDGETKEISKTFKLKNSPPWFTNDAIVFGILMLVLFLIFKSTQMQSFKGFYKIVPALLLCYFIPAALNSVGVISSEESSLYFIASRYLLPASLILLCLSIDLKGILKLGPKALIMFFTATVGIIIGGPIALYLVSLMAPEVLDGEIWKGLSTVAGSWIGGGANQTAMKEIYGASDKLFSAMIVVDVFVANLFMSVLLFGTGHNKKLNKFFKADDSAIESLKKKMEDFQAKISKVPTFNDLISMLGITFFFVAVSHSLADVLGPMISEQLDILKETSPNAANLMASFGSGFFWLIVFATIFGIALSFTKFRDLEGVGASKVGSVFLYILVATIGMKMDIGELIANWGVFKFLISIGLIWIMIHGIVLFIVAKIIKAPFFYLAVGSQANVGGAASAPVVAGAFSPSLAPVGVLLAVLGYAVGTFGAILCTILMQSLTL, from the coding sequence GTGAAGCATTTAGCATTACTATTTACTTTTTTAAGTGCTGCTTATTCATTTTCAATGAAGGCAGAAAAAGCAGATCCATCTATTCCGGATTCAACATTAACCGTAATTGAATTCAGTGAATTGAAGGATAAGATGTTTTACATCAGTGAATCTCCACAATTGAAGATATACTTCACTAAAGTGGATTCAAATTATAACATTGTATTAGACAATGACACACTTGAATTCACCAATAATCAACCCATTTTACTGTCAGATTTAAAAAGAGGTGATCATACCTTAACCTTATTCAAAGATGATGGGGAAACAAAAGAAATTTCAAAAACCTTTAAACTAAAAAATAGTCCCCCGTGGTTCACTAATGACGCCATTGTATTTGGGATTCTAATGTTAGTACTTTTTCTAATCTTTAAAAGTACACAGATGCAGTCATTTAAAGGGTTCTACAAAATAGTTCCTGCATTACTTCTATGCTATTTTATTCCTGCGGCTTTAAATTCCGTAGGAGTCATTTCAAGTGAGGAGTCTAGCTTATATTTTATTGCTTCAAGGTACTTATTACCTGCCAGTTTGATTTTATTGTGCTTGTCTATTGACCTTAAAGGGATTTTAAAATTGGGACCAAAGGCACTAATCATGTTCTTTACAGCAACTGTTGGGATTATTATCGGAGGGCCAATTGCACTTTATCTAGTTTCATTAATGGCACCTGAAGTATTAGATGGTGAGATTTGGAAAGGTTTATCTACAGTTGCAGGTTCCTGGATTGGTGGAGGAGCTAACCAAACAGCAATGAAGGAAATTTATGGCGCCAGTGATAAATTATTCTCTGCAATGATTGTAGTAGATGTATTTGTTGCTAATCTATTCATGTCCGTTCTTTTGTTTGGAACTGGACACAACAAAAAACTAAACAAGTTCTTTAAAGCTGACGATTCCGCAATTGAGAGTTTGAAGAAAAAAATGGAGGACTTCCAGGCAAAAATTTCTAAAGTTCCAACCTTTAATGATTTGATTTCAATGTTGGGTATAACTTTCTTTTTTGTTGCTGTTTCTCATAGTTTGGCGGATGTATTAGGTCCAATGATATCTGAGCAGTTAGATATTTTAAAAGAAACTTCACCCAATGCTGCTAATTTGATGGCTTCTTTTGGATCAGGCTTCTTTTGGTTGATCGTTTTTGCAACCATATTTGGGATCGCATTGTCATTTACAAAGTTCAGAGATTTAGAAGGTGTAGGGGCATCAAAAGTAGGAAGTGTATTCCTTTATATTTTGGTAGCTACAATTGGAATGAAGATGGATATAGGCGAATTGATTGCCAATTGGGGAGTTTTTAAATTCTTGATTTCAATTGGATTAATTTGGATTATGATTCATGGAATTGTTTTGTTCATTGTAGCCAAAATTATCAAGGCACCATTTTTCTATTTAGCAGTTGGAAGTCAGGCAAATGTTGGTGGAGCAGCTTCTGCTCCGGTTGTTGCAGGAGCATTTAGTCCTTCACTTGCACCTGTTGGTGTATTACTAGCTGTTTTAGGTTATGCAGTTGGAACATTTGGTGCGATATTGTGTACTATCTTAATGCAATCACTAACGCTATGA
- a CDS encoding DUF1573 domain-containing protein: MIKWLFVIGFIYSGLVANAQILVKEPSKDLGDIYENKGKVIAVFDLQNPYKDDTIQIYDVKTSCGCTAILSQDTLIYPGKTTELKFSYDPSGRTGLFTKSIEVLSRVGVYDQHRLLLKITGNVVGEHSQVKEVNAELKEYLVAPINYYAITPYDTSYLDFNFFISFVNDLSYEIDFFQFTNIGIEVGVNNYDNLEQLEYLTKFTQQKIMREFTMRGYDPNTVFFDYPVFVERDLPDWATASIKVYSSNFGSDLLTTSKIEITDDKVVEDESLVLNYERYSRPEPKEVIAKIDFDKLEGKLFLNGRLDLKGVVMIPKRAGGKEVKKLSEGIEKLVFKEIKKSSGVSKNEVSISIDSIIRHPNDKYKFVMWDKSDEESQQSFTYEVKSDNIIPPLLPTYYQSTLLSTDIDTTSQSFKHFWKNIILNHKSGKPIKLLIESSKSNIPRQGYTDMLALARDNGNAYKAFLQEKFKKETGRDIDIKVEAYVHGPEYDWFNKRHADYSQYEYLNIIPLVHQKGEENPYSSKPYMVNFDYFFNGIDTSTFVFKKFANYVAAEIEQKGFIHLIIESSISKIQIDRKKTNIFLAYERSLESQNRLRDFMRKKLIDPNRIIFTEERYLKQGPDYDGTIPVVKYRKFHYVKIIPEKYLTQ, encoded by the coding sequence ATGATAAAATGGCTGTTCGTTATAGGGTTCATTTATAGCGGACTGGTCGCAAATGCGCAGATCCTGGTCAAAGAACCGTCTAAGGATTTAGGTGATATTTACGAAAATAAAGGAAAGGTTATTGCTGTATTTGATTTACAGAATCCTTATAAAGACGATACCATTCAAATTTATGATGTAAAAACGTCTTGTGGATGTACTGCCATTTTATCTCAAGATACCCTAATTTATCCTGGGAAAACAACAGAACTTAAGTTTAGTTACGATCCCAGCGGTAGAACCGGTTTGTTTACCAAAAGTATTGAAGTGCTTTCTAGAGTGGGAGTGTACGATCAACACAGATTGTTATTGAAAATAACCGGAAATGTGGTAGGAGAACACTCGCAGGTGAAAGAAGTAAATGCTGAACTTAAAGAGTATTTGGTAGCACCAATAAATTATTACGCTATCACGCCTTATGATACCTCTTATTTGGATTTCAACTTCTTTATATCATTTGTAAATGACCTTTCTTATGAAATTGACTTTTTCCAATTCACAAATATTGGAATAGAGGTGGGGGTGAATAATTACGATAATCTTGAACAATTAGAATATCTGACAAAGTTTACTCAGCAGAAAATAATGCGAGAATTTACTATGAGAGGATATGACCCAAATACTGTGTTTTTTGATTATCCTGTTTTTGTAGAAAGAGATTTACCTGATTGGGCCACAGCAAGTATAAAGGTGTATTCTTCAAATTTTGGAAGTGACTTATTGACAACATCTAAAATTGAAATTACAGATGATAAAGTAGTTGAAGATGAAAGTTTGGTGCTAAATTATGAGCGATATAGCAGGCCGGAACCTAAAGAAGTAATAGCCAAGATTGATTTTGATAAGTTAGAAGGTAAACTTTTTTTAAACGGAAGATTAGACTTAAAAGGAGTTGTGATGATTCCTAAAAGAGCAGGAGGTAAGGAGGTAAAGAAACTCTCGGAGGGGATAGAGAAATTGGTGTTTAAGGAAATAAAAAAATCATCAGGTGTTTCAAAAAATGAAGTATCTATTTCTATTGATTCAATTATCAGACATCCAAATGATAAATACAAATTTGTGATGTGGGATAAATCTGATGAAGAAAGTCAACAATCTTTTACCTATGAAGTAAAATCGGACAATATAATCCCACCATTATTGCCTACATATTACCAGTCAACACTCTTGTCAACGGATATTGATACTACATCTCAGTCATTTAAACATTTTTGGAAAAATATCATTCTAAATCACAAATCCGGAAAACCAATAAAGTTGTTGATTGAATCATCTAAATCAAATATCCCAAGACAAGGTTATACTGATATGTTAGCTTTGGCTAGAGATAATGGCAATGCTTATAAAGCATTTTTACAAGAGAAATTTAAGAAAGAAACGGGTAGAGACATAGATATTAAAGTTGAAGCCTATGTACACGGCCCGGAGTATGATTGGTTCAATAAAAGACATGCAGATTATTCGCAATACGAGTACCTAAATATTATACCGCTTGTGCATCAAAAAGGTGAAGAAAATCCCTATTCAAGTAAGCCTTACATGGTAAACTTTGACTATTTCTTCAATGGAATTGATACTTCAACATTTGTGTTTAAGAAGTTTGCTAATTATGTGGCTGCTGAAATTGAGCAAAAAGGCTTTATCCATCTTATTATTGAATCATCAATATCAAAGATTCAGATTGACAGAAAAAAGACCAATATCTTCCTTGCTTATGAGCGTTCACTGGAGAGTCAAAACCGTTTAAGAGATTTTATGCGCAAAAAATTAATAGATCCAAATCGCATAATTTTCACTGAAGAACGATATTTAAAACAGGGGCCTGACTATGATGGTACAATTCCTGTAGTGAAATATCGTAAGTTTCATTACGTCAAAATTATACCGGAAAAGTATTTAACACAATGA
- a CDS encoding FAD-dependent monooxygenase: MTHSTVCILGGGIAGLTTAIGLNKLGVDFKVFESVKELKNVGAGLIMAPNALKALEYIEVSTKVKAAGKMMNGLSIKKQNGHLLQATDINKIDSSYNYLAIHRADLHQVLMDELKEGQLVLGERSKEINLSNNKYIITFENGLQHSCDYVIVAEGIQSNLRQQIFPDVQMRYAGYSCWRGITNYAGIDIASETWGKNGRFGIVPLSKDRVYWFAVVSCKENDEVFASYTASQIAEHFKGYHQPVKELISTTDDTAILWNSISDLKPSNQYAKEGICFIGDAIHATTPNMGQGACMAIEDAAMLTECLSKTGNFLEAFKLFEGKRIDRTHFIVNQSWKIGRLAQSRNPLLASFRNMAIKLIPSKIQQKQLNKVFHFEI, translated from the coding sequence ATGACACATTCAACAGTTTGCATTTTAGGAGGAGGAATAGCAGGATTAACAACTGCAATAGGATTAAATAAATTAGGTGTAGATTTTAAGGTATTTGAATCAGTTAAGGAACTAAAGAACGTAGGGGCCGGTTTAATAATGGCACCAAATGCTTTAAAAGCACTTGAATATATTGAAGTGTCAACTAAAGTGAAAGCCGCAGGGAAAATGATGAATGGTTTGTCAATTAAAAAGCAAAACGGTCATTTACTTCAAGCTACAGATATTAATAAAATAGACTCTTCTTATAATTATTTGGCAATACACCGTGCCGATTTACATCAGGTTTTAATGGATGAATTAAAAGAGGGACAATTGGTGTTAGGGGAGAGATCGAAAGAAATTAACTTGAGCAACAATAAGTACATCATAACTTTTGAAAATGGGTTGCAACATAGTTGTGATTATGTAATTGTAGCAGAAGGGATTCAGTCAAATTTGAGGCAACAAATTTTTCCTGATGTACAAATGAGATATGCCGGATATTCATGTTGGAGAGGAATTACTAATTATGCTGGGATAGATATTGCTTCTGAAACCTGGGGAAAAAATGGTCGATTTGGTATTGTTCCTTTAAGTAAAGACAGGGTGTACTGGTTTGCTGTAGTTAGTTGCAAGGAAAATGACGAAGTATTTGCAAGTTATACTGCATCTCAAATTGCTGAACATTTTAAAGGGTATCATCAACCAGTAAAAGAGCTTATATCGACTACAGATGATACTGCCATTCTATGGAATTCTATTTCAGACTTGAAACCAAGTAATCAATATGCAAAAGAAGGAATTTGCTTTATAGGAGATGCTATTCATGCAACTACTCCAAATATGGGGCAAGGAGCCTGTATGGCGATAGAAGATGCTGCCATGTTGACAGAATGTTTGAGTAAAACAGGAAATTTCTTGGAGGCTTTTAAATTATTTGAAGGAAAAAGAATAGATCGAACTCATTTTATTGTCAATCAATCATGGAAAATAGGGCGGTTGGCACAAAGTAGAAATCCACTGTTGGCTTCATTCAGAAATATGGCAATCAAACTAATTCCCTCAAAAATCCAACAAAAGCAATTAAATAAGGTTTTCCATTTTGAAATTTAA
- a CDS encoding VOC family protein, giving the protein MEKIISGIQQMGIGVPNVQEIWKWYREMFGMDVRIFEEAAEAPLMIDYTGDTVQSRTATLALSMEGGGGFEIWQYTSRPTEKAEFDIQLGDLGFYACRMKSRDVEASYNFHKSKGVKIIGGLNKNPNGEFNYFLEDPNGNLFNVVPEKEFFRNTKHASKMGGVAGVLIGVSDIDKSLKLYKDVLGYDIVEYDMETQFGCFNGLPSGDQKFRRVLLAHKDERMGPFSKLLGPSKIELVEAKERTGRKIFDNRYWGDWGFIHLCFDVQGMEVLKKDCEDNGFPFTVDSGDTFDMGEAGGRFSYVEDPDGALVEFVETHKVPIMKKFGWYINLKKKDPKKRLPNWMLRAMGMNRVK; this is encoded by the coding sequence ATGGAAAAGATCATATCAGGTATTCAGCAAATGGGAATCGGGGTTCCGAACGTACAAGAAATTTGGAAATGGTACAGAGAAATGTTTGGAATGGATGTACGAATTTTTGAAGAAGCAGCTGAAGCGCCTTTAATGATTGATTATACAGGAGATACTGTTCAAAGTAGAACTGCAACATTAGCCTTGAGTATGGAAGGTGGTGGAGGATTTGAAATCTGGCAATACACCAGCAGACCTACTGAAAAAGCCGAATTTGATATCCAATTAGGAGATTTAGGTTTTTACGCTTGTAGAATGAAATCAAGAGATGTTGAAGCTTCATACAATTTTCACAAGTCAAAAGGAGTAAAAATAATAGGAGGATTGAACAAAAATCCAAACGGAGAATTCAACTATTTTTTAGAAGATCCAAATGGCAATTTATTCAATGTAGTTCCGGAAAAAGAATTTTTTAGAAACACAAAACATGCCTCAAAAATGGGAGGTGTAGCCGGTGTATTGATAGGAGTAAGTGATATTGATAAGTCATTGAAACTTTATAAAGATGTTTTAGGATATGATATCGTTGAATACGATATGGAAACTCAATTCGGATGTTTTAACGGTTTACCTTCAGGAGATCAAAAATTCAGAAGAGTATTGTTAGCTCACAAGGACGAGAGAATGGGGCCTTTTTCAAAATTATTAGGTCCTAGCAAAATAGAATTGGTTGAAGCAAAAGAAAGAACAGGAAGAAAAATATTTGACAACAGATATTGGGGAGATTGGGGATTCATTCATTTGTGTTTTGATGTTCAGGGAATGGAAGTTTTGAAAAAAGACTGTGAAGACAATGGTTTTCCTTTTACCGTGGACAGTGGCGACACATTTGATATGGGAGAAGCAGGAGGAAGATTTTCTTATGTAGAAGATCCTGATGGAGCATTGGTTGAATTTGTTGAAACTCATAAAGTGCCAATTATGAAGAAGTTTGGTTGGTACATCAACTTAAAAAAGAAAGATCCTAAAAAGAGACTTCCTAATTGGATGTTAAGAGCCATGGGAATGAACCGAGTGAAATAA
- a CDS encoding Crp/Fnr family transcriptional regulator, translating to MIDLSLISAISQVSPLSEQSCALFDEIIEERHLKSGTSLLDIGNIDREFHFIKKGSGRVYYLRDGRDVTDYIAMDGEFLGGVESLFTAVPSHKGIEVTEDSIIESFKYSDFERICAQHHDMERAGRKIALFAFLECQKRIESIRFYSAAERYGQLVDRYPDISNRIPLKHIASYLGISQVSLSRIRKGIQ from the coding sequence ATGATCGATTTAAGTCTGATCTCAGCTATTTCTCAGGTAAGTCCTTTATCTGAGCAAAGTTGTGCTTTGTTTGACGAGATTATTGAGGAACGACATTTAAAATCCGGAACATCATTACTTGACATAGGAAATATCGATAGGGAATTTCATTTTATAAAAAAAGGTTCAGGACGTGTGTATTATTTGAGAGATGGAAGAGATGTGACCGATTACATTGCTATGGACGGTGAATTTTTAGGTGGGGTTGAAAGTTTGTTTACTGCTGTCCCTTCCCATAAAGGAATTGAGGTGACAGAGGATTCAATTATTGAAAGTTTTAAATACAGTGACTTTGAAAGGATATGTGCGCAACATCATGATATGGAAAGAGCCGGAAGAAAAATTGCTCTTTTTGCATTTTTAGAATGTCAAAAACGAATAGAATCAATCAGGTTTTATAGTGCAGCAGAAAGATATGGTCAGCTTGTAGATAGATATCCAGATATCTCTAACAGAATTCCACTCAAACACATTGCCAGTTATTTAGGAATTTCGCAAGTGAGTTTGAGTAGAATCAGAAAAGGTATACAGTAA
- a CDS encoding potassium channel family protein, which produces MGEIFYEIEILDESIELDGKKYNRSVRVVEFYAQKKITERYLAYVDVETIYNDIDGGHSIDLNNCYVKDFSLAEYRRKRKLDPKEIITIHGWNAPYAFFDCDAYTDFSYSKFDKDVSFDHAVFSHGSLNFTHTIFETADVDFSDCSFHSHQSIFQYAEFKCDKINFENSNFNGELVSFINASIKAETVNFKRVNFNRCKVKFHFAEFGDGSKTFEKIKFNGPVLDFRRVIFGAGKLDFRRSLFGSGHISFEESEISSGKLTFRLSKFEGGDLSFRRMNFGPDEANFDDTSFGCRNISFESCTAGKLSISNSDIHSTVDLRVKKAEEIDLSQTYLHSITDLSFQKAESLDKLCLTGARNLGKIIIDWNKNNVRDLILNQNASDADTAEQFNIIKDNFTKNGQYTDEDWAYVYFKRFQLKDNRQKSMEKYKVKPLVAALYFAKSLIFDRMGLFATSPNRVFVSMVVAIVGFAGIYVMNHFLGIGEIINTVDAKDGLDVFDKSLYHSSITFFTIGYGDYYPTSWNRLVSAVEGWVGVFLMSYFTVAFVRKILR; this is translated from the coding sequence ATGGGGGAAATATTTTATGAGATAGAGATTCTTGATGAATCTATTGAATTAGACGGAAAAAAGTACAACCGTAGTGTTCGTGTTGTTGAGTTTTATGCTCAGAAAAAAATCACCGAACGTTATTTGGCATATGTGGATGTTGAAACCATCTACAATGATATAGATGGCGGACATTCAATAGATTTAAATAATTGCTATGTCAAAGATTTTTCACTTGCAGAATATAGGAGAAAAAGGAAGTTAGATCCCAAAGAAATTATCACAATTCATGGTTGGAATGCGCCTTATGCCTTTTTTGATTGTGATGCATATACAGATTTCTCTTATTCCAAATTTGATAAAGACGTTTCCTTTGATCATGCAGTGTTTTCTCACGGTTCTTTGAATTTTACCCATACCATATTTGAAACGGCGGATGTTGATTTTTCAGATTGTTCATTTCACTCGCATCAATCAATTTTTCAGTATGCTGAATTTAAATGTGATAAAATCAATTTTGAAAATTCAAATTTCAACGGAGAATTGGTATCCTTTATAAATGCTTCTATTAAGGCAGAAACAGTAAATTTTAAGCGTGTTAACTTTAACAGATGTAAGGTTAAGTTTCACTTTGCTGAATTTGGTGATGGAAGTAAGACATTTGAGAAGATAAAATTCAACGGTCCGGTTTTGGATTTTAGAAGAGTGATTTTCGGAGCAGGAAAATTAGATTTTAGAAGATCTTTATTTGGAAGTGGTCACATATCCTTTGAAGAGTCTGAAATTAGCTCAGGAAAGCTCACTTTTAGATTAAGTAAGTTTGAAGGAGGAGATTTAAGCTTTAGAAGGATGAATTTTGGTCCTGATGAAGCCAATTTTGACGATACAAGCTTTGGATGTAGAAATATTTCATTTGAGTCTTGCACAGCAGGAAAGCTTAGTATTTCTAACTCAGATATTCATTCAACTGTAGATTTGAGGGTTAAAAAAGCTGAGGAAATTGACCTGTCACAAACCTATTTACATTCGATTACAGATTTAAGTTTTCAAAAAGCCGAATCCCTTGATAAACTTTGCTTGACGGGTGCCAGAAACCTGGGTAAGATCATCATTGATTGGAACAAGAATAATGTAAGAGATTTAATATTGAATCAAAATGCAAGTGATGCTGATACAGCTGAACAATTCAATATAATCAAAGACAATTTTACCAAGAATGGCCAATACACAGATGAAGATTGGGCTTATGTATATTTTAAAAGATTTCAGTTAAAAGACAATCGTCAAAAATCCATGGAAAAATACAAGGTTAAGCCATTGGTTGCTGCATTGTATTTCGCCAAGTCGTTGATCTTTGATAGAATGGGATTGTTTGCCACTAGTCCAAATAGAGTATTCGTAAGTATGGTTGTGGCCATAGTCGGTTTTGCAGGTATTTATGTGATGAATCACTTTCTAGGAATCGGAGAAATAATCAATACAGTTGATGCAAAGGATGGTTTGGATGTGTTTGATAAATCCTTATATCATAGTTCAATTACCTTTTTTACCATTGGATATGGAGACTATTACCCAACTAGCTGGAACAGATTAGTTTCTGCCGTTGAAGGTTGGGTAGGTGTGTTTTTAATGTCTTATTTCACGGTTGCGTTTGTACGTAAAATTCTAAGATAA
- a CDS encoding phosphoglucomutase/phosphomannomutase family protein, with translation MTKIKFGTDGWRAIIAKEYTVDNVCRVTIAVSQWLKSNFDKPSVVVGHDCRFGGPMFVDAVCKVLTANGIKVITTDKGFVSTPMISYATREFKASLGVVITASHNPPTYNGYKLKGDFGGPLLPDQVDEIEQLIPDTNSYDVDSISLSEAKANKLYEIVDLEQMYIDKVKSTFDLDLIANADFGWAYDAMYGAGQNVMKRLLPDIAFLHCEHNPGFMGQAPEPIDKNLQEFSMLMKQNHGLSCGLATDGDADRIGLYNSRGEFVDSHHIILLTIHYLVKYKGLSGKVVTGFSSTPRIKQMCEHYGLEHEEVKIGFKYIAGFMADPSEDVLLGGEESGGIALKTFIPERDGIWMGLTIWEFMAKTGKSLDELIQEVYEIVGPFAFERNDLHINESLKVSIIEKCKSDTFHMFGKYKVKSVDDLDGFKYHFDENRWLMIRPSGTEPVLRTYAEAPTLEEVRVILEACKLTIGA, from the coding sequence ATGACTAAAATTAAATTCGGAACTGACGGTTGGAGAGCTATAATAGCTAAGGAGTATACAGTTGATAATGTATGCAGGGTAACAATTGCGGTTAGTCAATGGTTAAAATCAAATTTTGATAAACCTTCTGTTGTTGTGGGACATGATTGTAGATTTGGAGGACCTATGTTTGTTGACGCAGTTTGTAAAGTTTTAACTGCAAATGGTATAAAAGTTATTACAACAGACAAAGGTTTTGTTTCAACACCAATGATCTCTTATGCTACGAGAGAATTTAAAGCTTCATTGGGGGTTGTTATTACAGCAAGTCATAATCCACCAACTTACAATGGATATAAATTAAAAGGTGATTTTGGGGGACCACTTTTACCTGATCAAGTAGATGAGATAGAACAATTAATTCCGGATACTAATTCGTATGATGTTGACAGTATCTCTCTATCAGAAGCAAAAGCAAATAAGTTATATGAGATAGTTGATTTAGAGCAAATGTATATTGATAAAGTAAAAAGTACATTTGATTTAGATTTAATTGCTAATGCAGATTTCGGATGGGCGTATGATGCTATGTACGGAGCGGGTCAAAATGTAATGAAACGTTTGCTGCCGGATATTGCATTTTTACACTGCGAGCACAATCCAGGATTTATGGGGCAAGCTCCTGAACCGATAGATAAGAATCTTCAAGAGTTTTCAATGTTAATGAAGCAAAACCATGGATTAAGTTGTGGTTTGGCTACTGATGGTGATGCAGATAGAATTGGATTGTATAATTCAAGAGGAGAGTTTGTAGATTCACATCACATCATTTTATTGACAATTCACTATTTGGTAAAATATAAAGGATTATCAGGTAAAGTTGTTACCGGATTTAGTTCTACACCTAGAATAAAACAGATGTGTGAGCATTATGGATTAGAACATGAGGAAGTGAAAATTGGATTTAAATACATAGCCGGATTTATGGCTGATCCGTCAGAAGATGTTTTACTTGGAGGAGAAGAATCAGGTGGGATAGCATTAAAAACTTTCATTCCAGAAAGAGATGGAATTTGGATGGGACTTACTATTTGGGAGTTCATGGCAAAAACAGGTAAATCATTGGACGAATTGATTCAAGAGGTATATGAAATAGTTGGACCATTTGCTTTTGAGAGAAACGACCTGCATATTAATGAATCCTTAAAAGTGAGCATCATTGAAAAATGTAAAAGCGATACCTTTCACATGTTTGGCAAATACAAGGTGAAAAGTGTTGATGATTTGGATGGATTTAAATATCACTTTGACGAAAATCGTTGGTTAATGATTAGACCGTCAGGGACTGAGCCTGTTTTACGAACTTATGCCGAAGCTCCAACATTGGAAGAGGTGAGAGTTATTTTAGAAGCTTGCAAGCTGACGATTGGAGCTTAA
- the aroC gene encoding chorismate synthase, translating to MNSFGDIFRLTTFGESHGKAIGGIIDGCPANIKIDIAEVQKQLDRRKPGQSSISTQRKEEDTVDFLSGLFEGKTLGTPIGFIIPNKDQKSKDYGSIKDQFRPSHADFTYQEKYGIRDYRGGGRSSARETACRVVAGAIAQQILANKGIKIQAFVNQIAHLQLTDDYHDIDLNRIDDNIVRCPSAELADEMIEFVKSIKKQGDSVGGVVKCRITGTPVGLGAPVFDKLNADLAKAMFSINAVKGFELGSGFGSVLMKGSEHNDEFEVVENKIKTKTNFSGGIQGGISNGEDIYFNVAFKPVATIFKKQNTVDKLGNEVEMQAEGRHDPCVVPRAVPIVESMAALVMLDHLLKSQTVHI from the coding sequence ATGAATAGTTTTGGAGACATATTTAGACTTACCACTTTTGGAGAATCGCATGGAAAAGCTATTGGAGGAATCATTGATGGATGTCCTGCCAATATTAAAATTGACATAGCAGAAGTTCAAAAACAATTAGACAGAAGAAAACCCGGCCAATCTTCAATTTCAACGCAACGAAAAGAAGAGGATACCGTTGATTTTTTATCCGGTTTATTTGAAGGAAAAACATTGGGCACTCCAATTGGTTTTATAATTCCAAACAAGGATCAAAAATCTAAAGATTACGGAAGTATAAAAGATCAATTCCGTCCTTCTCATGCAGATTTTACATATCAAGAAAAATACGGGATTAGAGATTATAGAGGTGGAGGAAGAAGTAGTGCTAGAGAAACAGCATGCAGAGTAGTGGCTGGAGCAATTGCTCAACAAATTTTAGCTAATAAAGGGATTAAAATTCAAGCTTTTGTTAATCAAATTGCTCATCTCCAGTTGACTGATGACTATCATGATATTGACCTTAATAGAATTGACGATAATATTGTTCGTTGTCCAAGTGCTGAACTTGCAGATGAAATGATAGAATTTGTGAAATCTATCAAAAAACAAGGTGATTCAGTAGGAGGAGTTGTTAAGTGCAGAATTACAGGAACCCCAGTAGGTTTAGGAGCTCCGGTTTTTGACAAATTAAATGCAGATTTAGCAAAGGCAATGTTCAGTATTAATGCGGTAAAAGGATTTGAGTTAGGAAGTGGTTTTGGAAGTGTTTTGATGAAAGGATCTGAACACAATGATGAATTTGAAGTGGTAGAGAATAAAATCAAAACTAAAACCAATTTTTCTGGTGGTATTCAAGGGGGGATTTCAAATGGGGAAGACATCTACTTTAATGTAGCTTTTAAACCTGTTGCCACAATATTTAAAAAGCAAAATACAGTAGATAAATTGGGCAATGAAGTAGAAATGCAAGCTGAAGGAAGACACGATCCTTGTGTGGTTCCAAGAGCCGTTCCTATTGTTGAATCTATGGCTGCTTTGGTGATGTTAGATCACCTACTTAAATCTCAAACTGTTCATATATAA